The sequence ggccggtactgtcCGGcttatcacggcgatcgtgggggtggcatcggcgccatctttccccagtacactaatggcgattggtgctatctcggacagcaccaatcgccattgctttccgggtcaccgggtcaccgatgacccggaaagttttctttagctgctatatgctgatctgtattgatcagcatatagcagcgatcgtcggcacgggaggggttaatcaacccctgtgccgacgagcagagatggcctgctatacattatagcaggccatcttccccgaccgctgtgtgtgaacacacagcgatcggggaaacatcgggcgtaagtatacgcccgtttgcattaaagcccaccctgcgggggcgtatacgtgcgcccgatgtcgttaaggggttaaagtctatgggaacaagtgttcgataagtgaaaaacatctatttgaccattttggagagtgaaaccggaagctgggggatttgaaggcttatcgaatatttatcaaatattcgcgggatattcgtacgaatatcgaatattcgaatatctcagtatatcgaatattcgaatatctcactattcgatcgaatatctattcgatcgaacagtattcgctcatcactaatttcaAATATTTGGGACCATCTAGTAAAATCTTTCTGGTGATTAGGATCTACCAGAATTTACTTCCTGAACTTAGCTGCAAGCGGTGACCAATATGATAGGTACTGATTTTAATGCAATTTCAAGACAAAACATACAGAatcataaatttttttttcctaaatcaaattttttgaaaatttttatttaatttaattcatTGTCTCTTTTTATCTCAAAAAAGGTGACATAGCGGATATCTACGTAAAAGGGTGTGGAGACATTCCATCTTGTACTAAGGACCTGGTTTTCTCTAGTCAAACATCTTCCGTGTCTGTCCAGTGCTGTAACGGAAACCACTGCAACAGTAACACAGGTACAGTCCAATATAGAATATACAGTAAATGGTTTGCAGAATTTCAGTAGTTCTTAAGAAGCATTTATGATCCATTCCAGAGACGACTTCCCATCCCGGACAAGCCCCCAAGTACAGACCACTGGCATGGTTTAATggcagcttatggctatgttacCATGTTTTTTCTTGCCCGTTTAGGTGTCTAGTTTAGGTGAACTAATTGccgtttgggtgtgtctttaatggaAAAGtcaattgagtttaatagtaaagacaatgaaaagacagtgaaaaaataattgtcatgaacttTATTTGACATCCGCCTCAAAAGACatccgtcatttaatacactgtgggcaaatgacgtccgttattccatagacttcaatgcacttCATTGAAGCCAATTAAAATAATGCAGTAACAGACTTTAGTGTGAAGCCTATCGATGACTTAAGTCCATCGGTCTCAAACCTTCATGAAGTTAACATGGTCTCAAATCAAAGGTGGTGGGCAgctatatatgtttttaatattCTACACAATCACTAACATTGTTGAAAACTTTGTACATAGGGTAAAACGAGTGTAATAGTAAACGgtgacttaaagaggttgtcctggaaatttatttttttacttttcctctatccataggttttgttatgaatacagacgCAGGTCCGGCACGTGACCCCCAGCTcgattcattcctatggagctgccgaAAAGAGCTTAGCTTGCACTTTTCCCACTTACTTGGCTGTCTCcaacagctccataggaatgaagagAGTTGCAGGTCATATGCcctacccacagctctattcttaacaaagaagccaggggccagtatggagattggcagggggtatggaggtcggaACCACCAAAATCTCTTGCTTTCTTCCCGGACAACCTTTTTAAGTGTTTTCAGAGATAgtaaaaaaacaagaacaaaaacAAGCAGAACAAAACAGAGGTATAGGTCCAGTGGTCTTTCAAAGGCAAAAATTACACTTGAAGAGCTTACAAATCATGTTTTATTTGTAGATTTTGAAGTTGAGGACAAGAAGCCCAACGGAATACAATGCTACAGCTGCAATACGCTTGGTGGGGCAAGTTGCGCGCCTGAAGAAGTAGAAAAAGCCCAATGCTATGGAGAACTGACAACTTGCTTAGAAGTAGCAGGCACAAGCATAAAAGGTAAACTGATATATAATACTTTATATACCTAGTTATATATGGTTAGTTATGCCATGTTTCGATATTGagtcaagtgttttttttttcgaaGGTGACCGTCCTGTACCCACCATCATCAAAGGTTGTGCTACACCTTCAATGTGTGACTCCTCCGTCCTTCCCTTGTTACAAAAGTTGGGCAGCGCAACTGTCAAGTGCTGCAATGGAAGTCTCTGCAACAGCCAATTCTCAGAAAGTGGTCTCAAAGCCAGTGGCTACTATTTGCCCACAGGAAATGCTTCTCCGGGAACAGGTATCAAAAACAAACATTCTTCTGACGCTTCTTCTGGTAGACACTATGATAGCTCGATCAAAACAGGACATCAcgctaataacaagtatggaactgATAGCATGTCCCCATGGTCCCCAAGTTATAACACCAATTGCGAGGATGTTAATATTTTCAGTGCAGTTAATGGCCCCAATATGTCTCCTGGAAACAGCAATGATGAAGGCATCAAAGGTGGTTCATGGAACGGTAATAGTAACAGTGGCAATCCCAACCCATTTAACTCCTATAATGAGTATGGCAACACTGGTTCGGTACATAACCCAAGTATAACAACAACCCAAGTTAATCACGTCAACGACTTATCAATAGAGAACCCAAATTCAGTGTATGGCAGTGATATCTTTTCAGCTGGTGATCTCAGTACAGACAATGATGGTATCTTTGCTGAGATTGAAAGTCACACTTTGTCCAGTTCCATTAGTTACTCATATGGGGAAGACAATCTCAGTGATGACAACTCGATCCCGGACACACACCCAACATTTCCTGATCTCCAAAGCTTTGTTGACAACAATACTTTCCCTAACTCATATTATGACAACAATATGAACAACCCAAATAATAATGACTTTAACAGCTATGAGAGTGTCGGCTTCACCGATGTAGTTTTGGCAGACGTAGACCAGAATAAGGATCAATCCAGTTCTCCCACAGTGGTACCAAATAACATAGTGTCTAATAATTATGGGTCTGCTGGTAATTCTGGAAATAATAGCAGTGCTTACAACCCAAATATCACTTTATCAGCTAACAATGAGACCAGCGGTCACTCGATGAATTCTGATAGCAATGTAAATAGACAAGAACACAATGGCAGCGTTCAACATTTGACATCCACAACACCAAGGACCCATTATTCTGATAAAGATCAGCAAACTTCAGGATATGGCACTAACATTCATAATCAAAGCATTACTTCTAAAAATGTTTCTGGAAATTATATCACCATAGCAGGAAATAATACGATAGGAAGTGGAAACAGCTCTAGTGCTCACAGTCCTGGTGTCTTTAATGAGACTGAAGGTCACAATGTATCCAGTCCTAATAATTACTTAAACAATTTCAGTGCAGTTCCAGGAGGATCACCACTAGGTGGCGAACATGTATCAAGCACGCCTAGTGACAGTAACGATAGCTCCATCCCAGACGtgcccccaacttttccagattTCACCAGTTCTAACGGGAAGGTTAACCAATACAGCACTCCCACAGTGGCTTCAAATAATATAGTTTCTAATAATTATGACTCTCTTGGTAATTCTGGGAGTAATAACAGTGCTTATAATACAGATATAATTATATTAGCGAACAACAAGGAGACCAGTGGTAACTCATCTGACACCATTAATACTGGCAGCAGTAATGGCGGCATTCAAAATTTCACATCCACAACATCCAAGACTCATAATTCATATATTAATCAGCACATTTCAGGACATACAGATATTGCTTCCAAAAATGTTTCTGGAAATTATATCCCTTCATCAGGAAATGCCTCTAGTGCTGGTGGAGAAAATGCATCAAGCACCCCTAGTAGCTCCATCTTGGACGCACACCCAACTTTTCCAGATTTCACCAGTTATGTTGACAGCAATATCAACTACCCAAATGATAATGACTTTAACAGCTATGAGAGTGCTGGCTTCACTGACATAGTCTACACTGATATGGACATGGATGTTGGTCAATACTCTTCTCCCACAGTTGTACCAGATAGCATAGTCTCTAACAGTTATGATTCCTCTGGTAAAAATGACTTTACTAGTTATGAGAGTGTCGGCTTTACAGAAATAGTTTACGAAATCATAGAAGAGAATAATGATCAATCCAGTTCTCCTACAGTGACACCAGACATTTCCAGTAGTCCCGATTCTGTTGGTAACTTAGGAAGTGATAACAGTGCATATAGTCCAAGTACTAATTTGTTAGCTAATAAAAATAAGACAAGTGATCACTCGGCTAATGGTAGCAATGTTATTGTCCAGAAAAATAATACCAATTCCAACCCTACAACACCAAAGACCTTCAATTCTGAAATTAATCAGCAAATTTCAGGATACAGCACCAATCTTTATAATACAGGTAACGCTAACACTAACTGTTCTCGAAAAAATATGTCCTCATCAGAAAACAATGCTGGAGGAGGTGGAAACACCTTTAGTGGTGGTCCTGCTTGTAACTGGATAGGAAGTCCCAATGTGTCCGGTCCATCGGGGCAAAACAATCTGAATACATTATCATCTGGAGGTTCAGCAGGTGGCAGGGAAGCTGTATCAGGCACCCCTAGCTATGACAGTGACTCCTTCCCAAATGCTCTTCCAACTTTTCCAGATTTCCCCAGTTATGTTGACAGCAATATGAACTACCCAAACAATAATGACTTAAACAGCTATGAGAGTGTCGGCTTCACAGAAGTAGTTTACACAGACGATGAAGGGGATGATGGCCAATCTGGTTCACCCACAGTGGTACCAGGCAGCATAGTTTCCAATAGTTATGATTCAGTTGGTGGTAATAATGACTGGAGTAGCTATGAGAGTGCCGGCTTCACTGACATAGTTTTAACAGATCAAGACGAGAACAATGATCAATCCAATTCTCCCACAGTGGTACCGGATAGCATACCATCCAATAATACTGGTCTTGTTGGTAATAATGACTGGAGTAGCTATGAGAGTGCCGGCTTCACTGACATAGTTTTAACAGATGAAGACGAGAACAATGTTCAATCCAATTCTCCCACAGTGGCACCAAATGGTTTATTTCCGAATAATAGCAGTGCTTGCAACTTAAATCTTACATTAACATCTAATAACAATGAGACCAGTGGCCACTCAGCTGACACAGTGAATATTGGTAGCAATGTAAATGTACAAGGAAATAACCCCAACATTCAACATCCGACACCTGCGACATCAAAGACACACGAGTCTGATATTAAGCAGCACATATCAGGACATGGCACTCATATTCAGAACACAGGCGTTGATTGCAAAAATGTTTCTGGAAATTATATCCCTTCATCGGGAACCAACACTGCAGGAAGTGGAAACACCTCTAGTCACAATGTATCCAGTCCTATTCATTATCCATCAGGGGAAAACCATCTAAGTGTATTATCACCAGGAGGATCAGCACAAGATCACAGTAACAATAACTCCATCCCGGACGtgcccccaacttttccagttttcCCCAGTTATGTTGACAGCAGTATTGTTCCCAACTCATATCATGACAATAATATGAACAACCCAAATAACAATGACTTTAACAGCTACGAGAGTGCCGGCTTCACTGATGTAGTTTATACAGACAAAGACGGCAAGGGTGACCAATCCAGCTCTCCCACAGTGGTACCAGATAACATGGTTCCTAATAGTTATCATTCTGGTGGTTATTCTGGGACTGACTACAGTGCTCACAATCCAGCTAACAATAACAAGACCAATGGCCACTCATCCGACACAGTGAATATTGCTAGCAATGTAAATAGACAAGGAAATAATGGCAGCATTCAGTATTTGACAACCACAACCCATAAGTCTGATATTAAGCACCACATTACAGGACATGGCACTAATAGTTATAATTCAGGTATTGCTAACAATAATGGTTCTGGAAATTATATCTCCTCATCAGGAAACTACAATGCAGGAAGTGGAAACTCCTCTAGTGCTGACACCTCTGGGTCCTCTTCATATGGTGGACACACTAATATGCCCGGGAGTAATGAATCCTCAACTACTTACACCGGTTCAGGAAATAGTACCGGAATGACCAATGGATGGAACAGCAGCGATAATTCTTCTAACTACAATCTAGCAGTGCCTGTGGGATATACCAATATCCCTGAAAGTAACCACACCTCACCTTCCTATGGCAGCTCCAGTAATGGAACTGGGATGACAAATGAATGGACCAATAGCAATGACTCTATTCACAATATGGCAATACCTGGGGGGTACAACAACATCCCTGGAAATAACCATTCCTCCACTTCTTATACTGGTAATGAGACTGGCGTACCTAATCAATGGACTAATAATTATAGCTCTAATATGTCAGTGCCAGGGGCATATGCCAATATTCCTGCAAGGGATGGTTCCTCAACGTCTTACACCAGCTATGGCAATGACTCTAGTCACAATATGGcaatacctgtggggtacaaCAACTTCCCTGGAAATAACCACTCCTCCACTTCTTATACTGGTAATGAGACTGGCGTACCTAATCAATGGACTAATAATTATAGCTCTAATATGTCAGTGCCAGGGGCATATGCCAATATTCCTGCAAGGGATGGTTCCTCCACGTCTTACACCAGCTATGGCAATGACTCTAGTCACAATATGGCAATACCTGGGGGGTACAACAACTTCCCTGGAAATAACCACTCCTCCACTTCTTATACTGGTAATGAGACTGGCGTACCTAATCAATGGACTAATAATTATAGCTCTAATATGTCAGTGCCAGGGGCATATGCCAATATTCCTGGAAGAAATGGTTCCTTAACCTCTTACACCAGCTACGACAATGactccagtcacaatatggcaatACCTGTGGGGTACAGCAACATCCCTGGAAGCAATCATTCTTCAACCTCTTATATTGGTAATGGTACTGGGATGTCCAATGAATGGACCCATAACAATAGTTTAAGTCCTAATATGTCAGTGCCAGGGGCATATGCTAATATTCCTGGAAGGGATGGTTCCTCAACTTCTTACACCAATTCTGGTAATGGTACTAGGCTAACCAATGAACCTATTAACAGCAATGACACCAGTCAAAATATACCAATACCAGTGGGGTACAGCAACATCCCCGGAAGTAATCACTCCTCGACCTCTTATACTGGTGATGGTAGCGGGATGTCCAATGAATCGACCCATAGCAATAGTTTTAACCCTAATATGTCAGTGCCAGGGGTGTATGCCAATATCCCTGGAGGTAATTATACCTCAACCTATGATAACGGAGCTGGGTTTGTCAATGAATGGTTTGATAACAATAACTCCACCAATGGAAATAGCAGCAGCTTGGTTGGTCAATGGGATAGCATTGAATCCTATCTAAATCATGTGTTGTCTGGGGCCAATAACAATGAGTCATACTCTAACACTAGTTCTTGGCTAGATGAAGCAGCATGGACCAATGGCTTTAACTATGATCCAAATATGGAGCCCAagaatgacagtaatgcttctTCTAATAACTACAATAATATCCAGAATTTTCTGTCAACACTCAATGGATTTGTCCATGGCAATAACAGCAAAAATGTCACTGAATGGATTCAAGGTAATAAGTTTCTCTCAAGTCTGTTGCCCCCTGGTCTTATAAATAATGGCTCAGGTCCATCTGGCTATAATATAAATCCCATATTTAATGGATCTCTTAGTGACTATTTTAAGAACCTGGGTGTTCCATGGAACAACAGTAATATTAACAAAATACCATCCATATTTTCTGGGGGTAACACTGGGGCCTTCAATATTAGCAATTTAGGTAGTGGATTGGGTGATATTATGCATAATCCAAATCTGATGAATCCATTTGGAAATCATGGTGGCTCTTCCTATAGCTCAGAACGGAATCCTTCCAACAGTGGATCTTCTTATAACTCAAATCCAAATAGTAATGGCTATGGGGGCTCAGGGTTCAATGGCCAACCAAACAGCAACGTCAATGGAATGTCATCAGGGGGTTATAATGATGGATCGATCAATGGCAATGGCTATAACTCATATGCATTGCCCCCAGGTGAAAGCAACAATGATGGTAGAACAGATGGCAATGGCAATAGCTACAACTCAAATCACATGGGCCATGGCCAGAATGGGTCAGTGTTGGAGAATGGCCATGGGTCGATTCCAGTTAGAAGTACAAATGATACAGCTGGCGGTGGGGGAGCTGGCAACAGTACTGGAGGTGGATTCAATTTGTTCAATAGTGCCTCCTCTATGTGGACAAAATCCGGGAACTTTGTCATCTTCTCGGCCATCGCTCTGCTGGTACTGAGCTGAACACAGCTCTTGTTGAGTGAAGTGCAAGTGTCGGTTCTGTAGTACTTTGTTTTTATAAGTTATTATGTCTGTAATATGTCCATTGTATGTATGTTCACATTTATATATTGTTCTATTTTTGTTGTCTACCATTGTTGTTTTGAAGGCTATCTAGTGTTTTTTATCTTCCAATTTGAAAATGCATATTTCCCTGAGTATAATATGAATGTATAATACAGACTCAGTTCATGAAGCCTTGCATACCTTGTAAAATACATAAATCGGCACCTTAATATGTCCTCAGAACCACAACCCACTTTCATGTTAAACCTACAACCTTCATTCTGGAGTCTGAGGACTAAACAGTCTCTCCAAAAACTGGATTTAGAGAGTAAATAAAAACTTACTGATCTAGAAGAGCTGAGTATATCTATGCAACTAATCTGTTTTTGACCTTTTAAGCTGACTGAAACCTTTATACCTCAACCTATGTTCATACATCATGTAAAACCAATGAAGTGTTTTGGATACATGTAATACCACAGGTGAATGCATTTGacctttgaaaaaataaaatatgtaaataataCAAAGAAATACTTTGGTGTCCTTTTTTTTACTGAGAACCGGCCTCTACATTATTCCTGTGCGCATGGAGCCTGTTCATGTAAATAAATTGAAATCTAGactagctcagagctggtgtaggtttcactgTATTTTTTCCTCCGGCAAAATAATAAATGCGGTGCACTCAGCTGCCTAACCCCCCGTAATGCCCCCTCCTCGCTCCACTATCACAGGAGGTGCAGATGGGCCTGATGCGAATaaaatatacacaaatagaccatttgcaaatatttttactccAATCAGGCCCACCTGAGCCTAAAAAAGGCGTTATAG is a genomic window of Dendropsophus ebraccatus isolate aDenEbr1 chromosome 12, aDenEbr1.pat, whole genome shotgun sequence containing:
- the LOC138769269 gene encoding putative uncharacterized protein DDB_G0282133, with protein sequence MGAHIMGRSLLLCCLVVLLVPAYSLKCHTCVGNGKECTPTEVTCLGDGDMCSTSALYIDSFPCKVRKVFKGCINSTTPSKKLSISPNEMTILSLQQEVCNSDLCNTHDVSDPKSNLNDLYCYSCTSPGASCNSGTMKPMKCMGEQNRCFDMKVLGSFGDIADIYVKGCGDIPSCTKDLVFSSQTSSVSVQCCNGNHCNSNTDFEVEDKKPNGIQCYSCNTLGGASCAPEEVEKAQCYGELTTCLEVAGTSIKGDRPVPTIIKGCATPSMCDSSVLPLLQKLGSATVKCCNGSLCNSQFSESGLKASGYYLPTGNASPGTGIKNKHSSDASSGRHYDSSIKTGHHANNKYGTDSMSPWSPSYNTNCEDVNIFSAVNGPNMSPGNSNDEGIKGGSWNGNSNSGNPNPFNSYNEYGNTGSVHNPSITTTQVNHVNDLSIENPNSVYGSDIFSAGDLSTDNDGIFAEIESHTLSSSISYSYGEDNLSDDNSIPDTHPTFPDLQSFVDNNTFPNSYYDNNMNNPNNNDFNSYESVGFTDVVLADVDQNKDQSSSPTVVPNNIVSNNYGSAGNSGNNSSAYNPNITLSANNETSGHSMNSDSNVNRQEHNGSVQHLTSTTPRTHYSDKDQQTSGYGTNIHNQSITSKNVSGNYITIAGNNTIGSGNSSSAHSPGVFNETEGHNVSSPNNYLNNFSAVPGGSPLGGEHVSSTPSDSNDSSIPDVPPTFPDFTSSNGKVNQYSTPTVASNNIVSNNYDSLGNSGSNNSAYNTDIIILANNKETSGNSSDTINTGSSNGGIQNFTSTTSKTHNSYINQHISGHTDIASKNVSGNYIPSSGNASSAGGENASSTPSSSILDAHPTFPDFTSYVDSNINYPNDNDFNSYESAGFTDIVYTDMDMDVGQYSSPTVVPDSIVSNSYDSSGKNDFTSYESVGFTEIVYEIIEENNDQSSSPTVTPDISSSPDSVGNLGSDNSAYSPSTNLLANKNKTSDHSANGSNVIVQKNNTNSNPTTPKTFNSEINQQISGYSTNLYNTGNANTNCSRKNMSSSENNAGGGGNTFSGGPACNWIGSPNVSGPSGQNNLNTLSSGGSAGGREAVSGTPSYDSDSFPNALPTFPDFPSYVDSNMNYPNNNDLNSYESVGFTEVVYTDDEGDDGQSGSPTVVPGSIVSNSYDSVGGNNDWSSYESAGFTDIVLTDQDENNDQSNSPTVVPDSIPSNNTGLVGNNDWSSYESAGFTDIVLTDEDENNVQSNSPTVAPNGLFPNNSSACNLNLTLTSNNNETSGHSADTVNIGSNVNVQGNNPNIQHPTPATSKTHESDIKQHISGHGTHIQNTGVDCKNVSGNYIPSSGTNTAGSGNTSSHNVSSPIHYPSGENHLSVLSPGGSAQDHSNNNSIPDVPPTFPVFPSYVDSSIVPNSYHDNNMNNPNNNDFNSYESAGFTDVVYTDKDGKGDQSSSPTVVPDNMVPNSYHSGGYSGTDYSAHNPANNNKTNGHSSDTVNIASNVNRQGNNGSIQYLTTTTHKSDIKHHITGHGTNSYNSGIANNNGSGNYISSSGNYNAGSGNSSSADTSGSSSYGGHTNMPGSNESSTTYTGSGNSTGMTNGWNSSDNSSNYNLAVPVGYTNIPESNHTSPSYGSSSNGTGMTNEWTNSNDSIHNMAIPGGYNNIPGNNHSSTSYTGNETGVPNQWTNNYSSNMSVPGAYANIPARDGSSTSYTSYGNDSSHNMAIPVGYNNFPGNNHSSTSYTGNETGVPNQWTNNYSSNMSVPGAYANIPARDGSSTSYTSYGNDSSHNMAIPGGYNNFPGNNHSSTSYTGNETGVPNQWTNNYSSNMSVPGAYANIPGRNGSLTSYTSYDNDSSHNMAIPVGYSNIPGSNHSSTSYIGNGTGMSNEWTHNNSLSPNMSVPGAYANIPGRDGSSTSYTNSGNGTRLTNEPINSNDTSQNIPIPVGYSNIPGSNHSSTSYTGDGSGMSNESTHSNSFNPNMSVPGVYANIPGGNYTSTYDNGAGFVNEWFDNNNSTNGNSSSLVGQWDSIESYLNHVLSGANNNESYSNTSSWLDEAAWTNGFNYDPNMEPKNDSNASSNNYNNIQNFLSTLNGFVHGNNSKNVTEWIQGNKFLSSLLPPGLINNGSGPSGYNINPIFNGSLSDYFKNLGVPWNNSNINKIPSIFSGGNTGAFNISNLGSGLGDIMHNPNLMNPFGNHGGSSYSSERNPSNSGSSYNSNPNSNGYGGSGFNGQPNSNVNGMSSGGYNDGSINGNGYNSYALPPGESNNDGRTDGNGNSYNSNHMGHGQNGSVLENGHGSIPVRSTNDTAGGGGAGNSTGGGFNLFNSASSMWTKSGNFVIFSAIALLVLS